A stretch of Coleofasciculaceae cyanobacterium DNA encodes these proteins:
- a CDS encoding HNH endonuclease yields the protein MSQTPRINLPQSVREYVLQRDNYQCQSCGKSNLETQLNIDHIIPLAKGGSNDISNLQVLCSKCNQKKKHHFDSRFQRIMIDYI from the coding sequence ATGTCTCAAACACCACGTATTAACCTACCTCAATCCGTTAGAGAATATGTATTGCAACGCGATAATTATCAGTGTCAAAGCTGTGGTAAAAGCAACTTAGAAACACAACTAAATATTGACCACATTATTCCTTTAGCCAAGGGAGGAAGTAACGATATCAGCAACCTACAAGTCTTGTGTAGCAAGTGTAACCAAAAGAAAAAGCATCATTTTGATTCTCGTTTTCAACGTATTATGATTGATTATATTTAA
- a CDS encoding KGK domain-containing protein: MLNELSEKLKQAGLGTPPHYGTWHQGVEAEVLTPQSGEWKKGKVRMRVILEFCPDEPEEIKNDNVLQNNNSLDDIRQSIS, translated from the coding sequence GTGCTTAATGAGTTGTCAGAAAAATTAAAACAAGCTGGTTTAGGAACTCCACCTCATTATGGTACTTGGCATCAAGGTGTTGAAGCTGAAGTTTTAACACCTCAGTCTGGAGAATGGAAAAAAGGCAAGGTGAGAATGAGAGTAATCTTAGAGTTTTGTCCTGATGAACCAGAAGAAATCAAAAATGACAATGTACTGCAAAATAACAACTCTTTAGATGATATTCGTCAAAGCATATCTTAG
- a CDS encoding KGK domain-containing protein, translating to MEERNKFINGDEVISIYNKDDNVLLNHHTYKAEEFLDRLGDYIDRNKKEKWIDKGVPCKMLSPNQNWQKGKIKICLQFVPDRSESILDDIRQENQ from the coding sequence ATGGAAGAAAGAAATAAATTTATTAATGGCGATGAAGTAATTTCAATTTATAATAAAGATGATAATGTTTTACTCAATCATCATACATATAAAGCAGAAGAATTTTTAGACCGCTTAGGAGATTATATAGATCGCAACAAAAAAGAAAAATGGATTGATAAAGGAGTACCTTGTAAAATGTTATCTCCCAATCAAAACTGGCAAAAAGGTAAAATCAAAATCTGTTTACAGTTTGTTCCCGATCGATCAGAATCTATTCTGGATGATATTAGACAAGAAAATCAATAG
- a CDS encoding KGK domain-containing protein has product MAKPHQYEITYDLQVNANEHLNQCDSKDVISLDSDKWISVKKIKDVIEQSFNQSNGLTSIINYISSISGLGNTKLWFHEGEECEILRAGSKGWQKGKIKINVTLEFIPDEAEEKSPLDDVRQELDRDNY; this is encoded by the coding sequence ATGGCAAAACCTCATCAATACGAAATAACATATGACTTACAAGTAAACGCTAATGAACATTTAAATCAATGTGATTCAAAAGATGTTATTTCCCTAGACTCTGATAAATGGATTAGTGTAAAAAAAATAAAAGATGTTATTGAACAATCCTTTAATCAGTCTAATGGATTAACTTCAATTATCAATTATATTTCTTCTATTTCTGGTTTGGGAAATACTAAACTCTGGTTTCATGAAGGAGAAGAATGTGAAATATTAAGAGCTGGTTCTAAAGGGTGGCAAAAAGGGAAAATAAAAATAAACGTTACCTTAGAATTTATTCCCGATGAAGCTGAAGAAAAATCGCCTCTTGATGATGTTCGTCAAGAATTAGATCGAGATAATTATTAA
- a CDS encoding dynamin-like GTPase family protein: MASLRVFYVFNRIDQTWYGGQLSKLLDRLIQTEFKDSQRVYKTSGLLGFYGSQVKSTSSSDRFGLDSVFADSVKLVGGEEETPQFVSEFNKYCTGGKLTRTSFRVSVHSYETPNENYTRILSEFGTPLIEQLIADSGIEEFRSAITRYLTQEKRPQLFANLAEDLKPICSDLKQHYLKQLQELTNQPQEIEAMKTQELTLLNQKLQTIGKEFSQHLEQEVNSVVNNQDSEFESDFQKLKAQMVSHLDELLQTFSVQDAYSRATLSHPRNATAPLIAVLVEALYHLANELEVTLVEASEVLVKNFCQRLCDRFKQQEYYRQLDRLLGEDTGILEQIDELEAKLIHALISEAKTECDRYVRESPRFYDEGTFSIYQFRQTLQQTSQGYDCASMVEAEPAIRQLLKLDFEPKVSTTIRRNFRQTINQTIKTHLLPMAQQQADKILQYYPQARAFLEQTLEQEAITKIAHNQKLQLEVEQEIKQYNQAVNGLNDCLRSLQLSQHQLPVINREIAIEIESKAETSNNNGSHSHSDSVTATTDI, from the coding sequence ATGGCTTCGCTACGCGTGTTTTATGTTTTCAACCGCATCGATCAGACTTGGTACGGCGGACAATTAAGTAAACTATTGGATCGGCTAATTCAAACTGAGTTTAAAGATAGTCAGCGAGTATATAAAACCAGTGGTTTATTAGGATTTTATGGTAGTCAGGTTAAGTCTACCAGTAGTAGCGATCGTTTTGGTTTAGATTCCGTATTTGCCGACAGCGTTAAATTAGTTGGTGGTGAAGAAGAAACGCCCCAGTTTGTGAGTGAATTTAATAAATACTGTACTGGTGGTAAGCTTACTCGCACTAGCTTTAGAGTATCAGTTCATAGCTACGAGACACCCAATGAAAACTATACTCGCATTCTAAGTGAATTTGGTACGCCGTTGATCGAACAGTTAATTGCTGATAGTGGGATAGAAGAATTTCGTAGTGCTATTACCCGCTATCTAACCCAGGAAAAACGCCCTCAGCTATTTGCCAACTTGGCTGAAGATCTCAAGCCTATCTGTAGCGATCTCAAACAGCATTACCTCAAGCAGTTACAAGAGTTGACTAATCAACCCCAAGAGATTGAGGCAATGAAAACTCAGGAGTTGACCCTACTCAATCAGAAGTTACAGACAATAGGCAAAGAATTCTCGCAGCATTTAGAACAAGAAGTTAATTCGGTAGTAAATAATCAAGATTCTGAATTTGAATCAGACTTCCAAAAACTTAAAGCGCAGATGGTAAGCCATCTTGATGAACTGCTACAAACTTTTTCCGTACAGGATGCCTATAGTCGCGCTACTTTATCTCATCCCCGTAATGCAACTGCACCTTTAATTGCTGTCTTGGTAGAGGCTTTGTATCACCTAGCTAATGAGTTAGAGGTGACATTAGTTGAAGCATCAGAAGTTTTGGTGAAAAACTTTTGTCAGCGTCTGTGCGATCGCTTTAAACAACAAGAATATTATCGTCAATTAGATCGCTTACTGGGTGAAGACACTGGTATTTTAGAACAGATTGATGAATTAGAAGCCAAGTTAATTCATGCTTTGATTAGTGAAGCCAAAACAGAATGCGATCGATACGTTAGGGAAAGCCCCCGCTTCTACGATGAAGGAACATTTTCAATCTATCAATTTCGTCAGACGCTACAGCAAACTTCTCAAGGATATGACTGCGCCAGCATGGTAGAAGCTGAACCTGCTATCCGTCAACTATTAAAGTTAGATTTTGAACCAAAAGTTTCAACGACAATTCGCCGTAATTTCCGTCAGACAATTAACCAAACAATCAAGACACATTTGCTGCCGATGGCACAACAACAAGCAGATAAAATTTTACAGTATTATCCTCAAGCCAGAGCATTTTTAGAACAAACTTTAGAACAAGAAGCTATTACTAAAATTGCCCACAACCAAAAATTACAGCTAGAGGTAGAACAAGAAATAAAGCAGTATAACCAGGCGGTAAATGGGTTAAATGATTGCTTGCGATCGCTGCAATTATCTCAACATCAATTACCCGTTATTAATCGAGAAATAGCGATCGAGATTGAATCCAAAGCCGAAACTTCTAACAACAACGGAAGTCACAGTCATTCCGATTCGGTAACTGCTACGACAGATATATAG
- a CDS encoding dynamin family protein, with amino-acid sequence MLLPHQCSELSNNVNAILDLVPKSNINQQIRVAEASLAKAIAPKFEIVFAGAFSAGKSMLINALLERELLYSAEGHATGTECYIEYAEPEAERVVLTFLSEAEIKQQAASLCKHLGLSADDITQAQIIDLLHQACAAIIEQEGGASKSDRAKKAHALALLLQGFEANRDRLDANKNNTYSMEEFNFSNLSQAATYARRGSNSAVLTRVQYYCHHPLLQDGNVLVDMPGIDAPVKKDAELTYSKIEHPDTSAVICVLKAASAGEITSEETELLEKMKSHMGIRDKPTAWLRYACFMFSTASIRLGTADN; translated from the coding sequence ATGCTCCTTCCTCATCAATGTTCTGAGTTGTCAAATAACGTCAACGCAATTTTAGATTTAGTACCAAAATCGAATATAAATCAACAGATTAGAGTTGCAGAAGCATCTTTAGCCAAAGCGATCGCCCCAAAGTTTGAAATAGTTTTTGCAGGCGCGTTTAGTGCAGGAAAATCGATGTTGATTAATGCACTATTAGAACGGGAATTGCTTTACAGTGCGGAAGGACACGCTACAGGAACAGAATGCTACATTGAATATGCCGAACCAGAAGCCGAAAGAGTGGTTCTAACTTTCCTGAGTGAAGCAGAGATTAAGCAACAAGCTGCTAGCTTATGTAAGCATTTAGGATTATCAGCCGATGATATTACTCAAGCACAAATCATCGATCTGCTTCATCAAGCCTGCGCGGCAATCATCGAACAAGAGGGTGGCGCGAGTAAGTCTGATCGGGCAAAAAAGGCTCATGCTTTGGCGTTGCTATTACAGGGATTTGAAGCTAATCGCGATCGCCTCGATGCTAATAAAAATAATACTTATTCAATGGAGGAATTTAATTTCTCTAATCTATCCCAAGCAGCTACTTATGCCCGACGGGGTAGTAATAGTGCCGTACTAACTAGGGTTCAATATTACTGTCATCATCCCCTTCTACAGGATGGTAATGTACTGGTTGATATGCCAGGTATTGATGCACCTGTTAAAAAAGATGCCGAACTTACCTACAGTAAAATCGAACATCCCGATACTTCGGCGGTGATTTGTGTGCTTAAAGCAGCTTCGGCTGGAGAAATAACTTCCGAAGAAACCGAGTTGCTAGAAAAGATGAAGTCCCACATGGGCATACGCGATAAGCCTACGGCATGGCTTCGCTACGCGTGTTTTATGTTTTCAACCGCATCGATCAGACTTGGTACGGCGGACAATTAA
- a CDS encoding alpha/beta fold hydrolase, with amino-acid sequence MTTVTNPTQLNSGIGGKSDRYNWHWQGKKYQVVYETIGQGNPVLLLPAFSTVSSRTEMKGIANILATQYQVTVLDWLGFGESECPRVDYSPVLFQQLLADFVEAVFNRPIILIAAGHASGYALKLAKLPGIVSKVILIAPTWQGPLRVMGLPDGMRNGVKNLVRSPLLGQTLYYLNTTPSFLRLMYKRHVYVDETKLTPEFIAQKQQITSKNGARYAPAAFVTGAIDPVTNREAFLHLLSSVSIPVLIILAENAPPKSKAEMSSMAELEQMQTVRLNGTLGIYEEYSEAVSEAIQNFI; translated from the coding sequence ATGACTACGGTAACTAATCCGACTCAGCTTAACTCTGGTATTGGCGGTAAAAGCGATCGCTATAATTGGCATTGGCAAGGAAAAAAATATCAAGTCGTTTACGAAACTATCGGACAAGGAAACCCTGTATTATTACTTCCTGCTTTTAGTACGGTTTCTAGTCGCACAGAAATGAAGGGTATTGCAAACATACTCGCTACTCAGTATCAAGTTACGGTTTTAGATTGGTTGGGTTTTGGCGAGTCGGAATGCCCTCGTGTAGATTACAGTCCAGTTTTATTTCAGCAATTATTAGCAGATTTTGTCGAAGCAGTTTTTAATCGTCCAATTATCTTAATTGCTGCTGGTCATGCTTCAGGATACGCTTTAAAACTAGCAAAACTACCAGGTATTGTATCTAAAGTTATTTTAATCGCTCCTACTTGGCAAGGCCCTTTAAGAGTTATGGGTTTACCCGATGGGATGAGAAATGGGGTTAAAAACTTAGTGCGATCGCCCTTATTAGGACAAACTCTGTACTATCTCAACACTACTCCTTCTTTTCTGCGCCTAATGTATAAACGCCACGTCTATGTAGATGAGACGAAACTAACTCCCGAATTTATCGCCCAAAAACAGCAAATTACCTCGAAAAACGGTGCAAGATACGCCCCTGCTGCTTTTGTCACTGGTGCGATCGATCCTGTGACCAATAGAGAGGCATTTTTACATCTTTTATCCTCTGTATCTATTCCTGTATTAATCATTCTGGCGGAAAATGCACCACCTAAATCGAAAGCGGAAATGAGCTCCATGGCAGAATTAGAACAGATGCAAACAGTTAGATTAAATGGAACTTTAGGTATTTATGAAGAATATTCTGAAGCAGTAAGTGAAGCGATTCAGAATTTTATTTAG